GCCTGCTGGCTAAAAGTGCTATAACTTCATGTATCGTCCGGGGTATATTATTACCACCAGCAAAAAGAAGTTcctaaataaaatgataatttggTAAGCTAAAACTGAATCATATATTATTACTAAAAGACCTTTAAGCTACGAAATGAAGAACAAGATCATAAAGAGACCTGCACTTCAATAACACCCAAGACATTTAAGCATGATGTAACTCCTTTCAGGTGCAGTGCAGTGATCAAAAAGTTTTGTGCTTGCCATGAGCGAAGAACAACCGGTATATCATCCTCTTTTGTATATGGGTCGCCAACTGACTGGCCCAACAGTTCAAAAACCAAACCTCCAGCAACTCTAACGGGGACCTGAACAAAAATTTATCATAGTCGGGGTTTCagagttataatatattaaaggtTCTTAAAATAGTCGATGTATTGTACCTCATATAAAAGGTGTTTCATCCTCTCACTTATGAGCCGGCTTTCATCTCTTAAAGCAATACTAATTGCAGGATGTAACCATGAAGCATTATTAAGCCATGTACTAATATGTGGATGGTCTGCAGCGACATGACACCACCATACAGGTCCAGCTGGCCGCTCCCAATAGGGGGCGGCTAGATCTGCAATTGTACggtcatcttcatcatccatGAAATTGAACTCATGCGAGGTCCAGTCAGCATTAATTTGTACAGTTTCAACAAGTTCGGAAATTCTAGCCCAACCAATTGGAACCCAATGGCTCCCATCAAGTTTTAGTATATGGGCATGGCTGATATCGTCGCCCTTGCTTTCTGCAATATTAGTGGGTTCAGATAAATAGCCATCGTCCTGCTTCTTCATGTCATGACTATTTGCTCGACGAGTTGAGTGGGGTTTTGCCTTTGGCTTTGACTTAACTGATCTACTTTCACCTTTTACATATTCAAACGCACATATGAGTCCATCTGTCCAGAGTTCACTACCTGCCATGGCTTCCTTGCTGTAATGATTTTTACTTTGTTCAGCCTTTTCCCCAGGCATAGAATGGTCCTCAGTTGTTATACCCATGCTTTGTTTCACAtcaaaaaaataagatatagaAAGAAACAATTAAATCCCAATAAAGGTTACTTATAAATTCGCATTTCATTTCGTCGTAATATTAAGACCTTGAATAACTTCCAAAAGCAGAATGTGatccaaatttaaaaaaattgctCATATATGGATCAACATTGTTGCAAGTTCTTACAAACCAACTTAATAAGTGACTTGAATTATTGTACCGCTTATTTGTTCACAATTTCAATGATCAAAACAAACATTATGTAAAGatataattaactttttaagaaCAAAAGTAGGGTCTTGTAAAAAGGGAGCATGACGGAAAAAATGTAGGAAGAATTTTGGTGCTGGCAAATGTCCTGATTCATCATTTCTACAATTTGCTGCACCGTTTTATTCAAACAGATTTGGTGTATCAGTACCATCTTATTTGATCATATCCCCTCACAAAAACAATTCCCATCTTGATGAGGTATGTAATTAAGTTCAAAATTTCTGGTGTACATCTTTAAACAAGCAATAAGCTTAAGCTGTTTATGTCCTCCAACCTTGCAAGGCATGAGGATAGAACCCTTGACGACCTCTACCACTTAAGATGTTTATGTCATCAGCCTAAAAAATGCACTTATCTGCTTTTATACATTTCATTAAATACGCTAATCCCCACATCCCGTTGTTATATCTTGATTACCAattataacttacacatgttaaTAATGTTCACATATATTTGATCTATCTAAACTCATTCAAATATGTTATATACATAAACAGGTAGACAGATGAGAGTATTTGTCACAGATGTACGTTGCCTAACCGGGGTATCCGTGACCGTTTCCAAACCGTTTTCCCCCACGATATTTACTTACGGAGGTTCGAACCTAAGACCTCTTGTGATGGTGGTTCTAGAGATACTTAAAAGTACTAACAAATGACACAAAATATCAGCACAGTACAACAAAGCTGGCAGCATCAACATCTAATTTAACTAAAATTAGTTACTAGTtactacaaatatatatatatacaatcaaaaaaaattgtaattattattttttgcaaaaCATTAGAAAAATAAGTGTAAAGTGGAAACTGACCTTATATAGAAAAGGGGGGAGAGGATGTATACGCCGGTGATTGGTCGGGAAATGTGGTCCGGTGAGTTGCCGGAAGTAATTCCGTTGGTCGGTGTAAATATGAGGCCAAGGGAGCGTCCAATATACGCATTATGGGTTTATGGTAGCGGTCGGTCAGTCTCAAAAGTGAGTAAAACTTCTTTTCTAGTGGCTACAAAGTGATATTGTGTATCTATCTATTTCTATATTTTGTACGGAAAATCTCTTTTTTGGAATATCACAAAACAAAATAGTAAATGTGACTCATTTGTTTTTAAGTCTAAAAATTAACTAATTCTAAGATgacaaacaaaatacaaataaatacttACAAATTTATATGTTATGTGAACTAGACCGattaaattgatatttttttctttcatatttttctttcagTGATTTATTGTTGATAcatatgtttataaatttttgtttgtcaATGTAACATCTCTTCTAATACTTTAGAATTTAGTGCTGACATATTGTATAATCAAAAATTAAATCTTAGCGAGAAAAATAGTGATTTtatgtcttttctttttctttcaattttaacGATTGTGTCGTACAATATTTTGAGACATATTAATTAGTCATACTATGTAAAAAGTCATAAACATGTAAATAATGTTTAATGGATGGCTTTCAAACTGCATTCAGTTGTGACTTAATATTTTATCAGctttataatttgatttttcCATGTGGCTTGATACTAtgattagaaggattattaGATTGATTAGTTAGGAGGATCCATCATTTCCCTAATaagattattaattttttataacgtcaaaacaaaatataaactcTGTATTGTATTAATCACAATGTCAACTAGCAAGATACTAGAGACCAAAGTTACAAGAAATACAAAAACACAACAATTACACAATCTAGGTTCTTACCAAACTTTAAACGAGGTTATTGCTTTTAATCCAACTTTCAAGTTATCGT
The sequence above is drawn from the Erigeron canadensis isolate Cc75 chromosome 4, C_canadensis_v1, whole genome shotgun sequence genome and encodes:
- the LOC122595941 gene encoding zinc transport protein ZntB-like, encoding MGITTEDHSMPGEKAEQSKNHYSKEAMAGSELWTDGLICAFEYVKGESRSVKSKPKAKPHSTRRANSHDMKKQDDGYLSEPTNIAESKGDDISHAHILKLDGSHWVPIGWARISELVETVQINADWTSHEFNFMDDEDDRTIADLAAPYWERPAGPVWWCHVAADHPHISTWLNNASWLHPAISIALRDESRLISERMKHLLYEVPVRVAGGLVFELLGQSVGDPYTKEDDIPVVLRSWQAQNFLITALHLKGVTSCLNVLGVIEVQELLFAGGNNIPRTIHEVIALLASRLARWDDRLYRKFIFGEADEVELKFINRRNNEDLDLFIIILNQEIRRLSQQVIRVKWSLHAREEIVFELLQHLRGNTTKMLLDSIRKSTRQMLEEQEAVRGRIFTVQDVMQGTKRAWLQDRSTRVTHNLAVFGGGGLVLSIITGLFGINVDGIPGGANTPYAFGLFAGILFFIGVVLIAVGLLYFGLKKPITEEQVEVRKLELQELVNMFQHEAETHAQVRKHVPRNNRTLTSGDRDSILDDANYVLID